The nucleotide window TGGCTGCGTGGAACACGACCGCTGCTCTCTGCTCCTGGCCAGGTGTCACCTGCAGCCTTAAGCATAAGCACAGGGTGGCAGTGCTTAACCTCACCTCGGGGGGCCTCGCCGGCAAAATCGCTCCATCAGTCGGAAACCTCACGTTCCTGAAGATCCTAGACCTCAGCCAGAACAAATTCCACGGCGAAATGCCTTCGTCGATCGGCTATTTGTCTCGTTTACGGCACATTGATTTGTCCGGCAACTCATTTCATGGTGATGTGAACAACGCTGGCTTGAACAACTGCACCGGTCTTGAAGCTATCAATCTTGACTTCAACCTCTTCACCGGGAACATCCCTGCCTGGCTTGGACGGCTGTCAAAGCTCAAGATCATACATCTGGAGAGGAACAACTTCACCGGGATAATCCCGCCGTCGCTTACCAACCTATCAGAGCTAGAACAGATCTATTTCGGCAAAAACCACCTTCATGGTGCCATCCCTGAGGGCCTTGGCAGTCTCGGTAGTCTCGCATACGTCTCCCTCGGACTTAACCATTTATCAGGTACCATCCCTACAGCTCTCTTCAACCTTTCATCTCTAGTTGGATTTAGTGTGGCAGCCAATGAGTTGGATGGTAAATTGCCCTCTGACTTGGGGGATCACGTCCCGCACCTCATGGGCCTGTTCCTCGGGTTGAACAGCTTTACAGGAAGCCTTCCAGCTTCTCTTGTCAATGCAACTCAGATAAGGTTTCTCGACATCTCCTTCAACAACATCACCGGAACAGTTCCTCCTGAGATTGGAATGCTCTGCCCAGAAGTCCTCAATTTTAAGAGTAATCAGCTAATGGAAACCACTGCTCAGGACTGGGAGTTTATGACATTCCTCACAAACTGCACACGCCTCAGGTTCCTTAGCATCCAGGCCAACATGCTAGGTGGCATGCTGCCAAGCTCAGTTGGCAACCTATCAGCACATCTCCAACAATTTATTTTTGGATTTAATAAAATTTCTGGCAAATTACCATTTGGAATAAGCAATCTTGTCGGACTAAATGTGTTGGACTTCCCTCACAACCAACTTACTGGTGTCTTGCCTGACAGCATCGGAAGGCTAAATTTGCTTCAGCAATTGTATTTCAATAATAATCAATTTTCAGGGTCCATGCCATCCTCCCTCGGGAACTTGACACGGCTACTAGTTCTTTCAGCCGGCAGCAATAAGTTTAAGGGGGCCCTTCCAACAGGCCTAGGGAACCTCCAGGAGATAACTGAAGCAGACTTTTCAAACAATAAGTTTTCAGGTACATTGCCAAAAGAGATATTTAACCTATCAACCCTATCAAATACACTGGATTTGTCAAACAACTTTTTGGTTGGTTCTCTTCCACCTGAAGTTGGCAGTCTGACAAAGCTTACATACATGTATGTATCCATGAACAACTTATCAGGACCACTACCTGATACACTTAGCTATTGCCAAAGCTTGATAGAGCTCAAGTTGGACCACAACTACTTCAATAGTACCATTCCCTCGTCTATCAGCAAAATGCAGGGCTTGACATTTCTAAATCTTTCCAAGAATGCACTCTCTGGTGTGGTTCCTCAAGAGTTAGGACTCATGGACGGTATTCAAGAATTGTATCTTGCACACAACTACTTGTATGGTCATATCCCTGAGAGCTTGCAAAACATGGCATCATTGTATCGGTTAGACCTGTCCTTCAATAATCTGGATGGCAAAGTTCCATCGCAGGGTGTGTTCAGTAATGTGACTGGATTTTTGTTTGAAGGGAATTCGAGGCTTTGTGGTGGTAACTCAGAATTACGGTTGCCCCCATGCCCGCCGCTGGAATCAATGGAACACAAGAAGAAACGCCATTTCATTATCGCAATAGCTATCCCAATTGTTGGCGCAATTCTATGCTTGAGTGTGATGCTTGTGTTCTTCACAAGGAGAAAGGAAACAAAAGCTCAATCCACATCCACAAGTGGATTCCAATTGATGGGTGACAATTATCCAAGAGTTACTTATGTTGAACTGGCCCAGGGAACAGGTGGCTTTGCCACAGCCAATTTGATTGGTAGAGGAATGCATGGATCAGTGTATAAGTGTCATTTATTGCTGAACAACATGATGACCACAGTAGCGGTGAAGGTTTTTGATCTCCAACAGACTGGTTGTTCCAAAAGCTTTTTAGCTGAGTGTGAGGCACTTAGTAAGGTTCGCCATCGTAATTTGATCAGTGTCATAACTTGCTGCTCAAGCTCTGACTCAAGCCAAAACGACTTCAAAGCTCTTGTGTTCGAGTTCATGCCCAATGGGAACCTGGACAGCTGGTTACATCCGGATGTACATGATGCATCACGGCAACTGCAAGGATTGACATTGATGCAGAGATTAAATATTGCAGTCGATATTGTTGATGCACTAGATTATTTACACAACAACTGGGAACCGCCAATAGTTCACTGTGACCTGAAGCCAAGCAACATTCTTCTCAATGAGGATTTAGTTGCTCATGTTGGAAACTTTGGCCTTGCAAAGATTCTTTCCGAACCAGCAGCCGAGCAACtgattaactcaaatagctcgaATGGAATAAGAGGAACAATTGGCTACGTCGCTCCAGGTAGCTTTAATTTTCTCTAACATTAAATCAAACAGTCCACAGCATAAATTTAGCAGGTATGCAAAATCATACCTTTTTATGTATGCAAATGTAGAATATGGTGAAGGCGGTCAAGTTTCTTCACGTGGGGACGTATACAGCTTTGGGTGTGCCATCCTCGAGTTGTTTATAGGCAAGGCACCTACTCATGACATGTTCAGGGACGGGTTGACCTTGCAAAAACATGCCAAGGATGCATTTCCAGGGATGCTGATGCAGATCGTCGATCCAGTCCTACTGTCCATTGAAGAAGCTAGTGCCAGTAGTTTGCTGGATGGAAGCAACACAATGGAACATACCAGCAATGCCATGTTCTCTGTCATAGAGGTTGCCCTGTCATGCAGCAAGCATGCACCCACCAAGAGAATGTGCATAGGAGATTGAGCTGCTGCGATTCACAGGATAAGGGATAGCTATGTTAAAATAACACAAAAGGAGTAACAAGGTCGGCAGTATATAACGCAAGACCTTATGCTGAAACATCCAGGTCATGTACACTTAATTGGCTTCATGGAGGTTATATGTTTGGCATTCTAAGCTTGGTTTTGGTTTGTTCGTTTCTGGCTCGTCATGTTTGCCTAGCTTGTTGATCTGTCCTTTCCACCTTATGTGTCAAGTTCCGTATTAAGAACTGGTAAATTACGTACTGGTTGTCTTCAAGCTAATCAGACTCCTTAGTGGACCTAACATTCTCCTTCAAAGCACCCTCGGGTGTACCCATAGGACAGGGTAATAATGCCGGTTGGTCTACCTAATCTTCTGTAGTCCCATGTTGACCATTTCTAGTACAGTCATCAAACATAAAATTCAGCATAGATTCACTGACACAGGCAATACAAATTTACATTTCATAAGTTGATACACTGCTCTCGTCGTTTAGTTGATATATACAGCAATGCCATGTTCTCTGTCATAGAGGTTGCCCTGTCATGCAGCAAGCATGCACCCACCAAGAGAATGTGCATAGGAGATGCAGCTGCTGCGATTCACAGGATAAGGGATAGCTATGTTAGAATAACACAAAAGGAGTAACAAGGTCGGCAGTATATAACGCAAGACCTTATGCTGAAACATCCAGGTCATGTACACTTAATTGGCTTCATGGAGGTTATATGTTTGGCATTCTAAGCTTGGTTTTGGTTTGTTCGTTTCTGGCTCGTCATGTTTGCCTAGCTTGTTGATCTGTCCTTTCCACCTTATGTGTCAAGTTCCGTATTAAGAACTGGTAAATTACGTACTGGTTGTCTTCAAGCTAATCAGACTCCTTAGTGGACCTAACATTCTCCTTCGAAGCACCCTCGGGTGTACCCATAGGACAGGGTAATAATGCCGGTTGGTCTACCTAATCTTCTGTAGTCCCATGTTGACAATTTCTAGTACAGTCATCAAACATAAAATTCAGCATAGATTCACTGACACAGGCAATACAAATTTACATTTCATAAGTTGATACACTGCTCTCGTCGTTTAGTTGATATATACCAGCAATGCCATGTTCTCTGTCATAGAGGTTGCCCTGTCATGCAGCAAGCATGCACCCACCAAGAGAATGTGCATAGGAGATGCAGCTGCTGCGATTCGCAGGATAAGGGATAGCTATGTTAGAATAACACAAAAGGAGTAACAAGGTCGGCAGTATATAACGCAAGACCTTATGCTGAAACATCCAGGTCATGTACACTTAATTGGCTTCATGGAGGTTATATGTTTGGCATTCTAAGCTTGGTTTTGGTTTGTTCGTTTCTGGCTCGTCATGTTTGCCTAGCTTGTTGATCTGTCCTTTCCACCTTATGTGTCAAGTTCCGTATTAAGAACTGGTAAATTACGTACTGATTGTCTTCAAGCTAATCAGACTCCTTAGTGGAGCTAACATTCTCCTTCAAAGCACCCTCGGGTGTACCCATGGGACAGGGTAATAATGCCGGTTGGTCTACCTAATCTTCTGTAGTCCCATGTTGACCATTTCTAGTACAGTCATCAAACATAAAATTCAGCATAGATTCACTGACACAGGCAATACAAATTTACATTTCATAAGTTGATACACTGCTCTCGTCGTTTAGTCCTCCAACTTGTACGTCTTAAAGAGCACCACAGCATCTTGATCCAACTCAAACCCAGAAGTTTGTTATGAGAACACATTATACAGAGTTGTGAGTACCCGCAATGAGATGTATTGTCACGTAAATATCTGGTGATTGCTGATTAGTTTGCCCCTCATTGTCATGCATATATGGTTTGATATCTATGCAACAAGCAAAAGCCTTACTCTGCACATAGAACTGATACCTTGGCAATATATTTAGAATTTAGATAACTTGAATGATTTTCAGATAAATGTTTAAGCATTCAGGTTCGTGTCAGATCAACACCAAATGTGGGCACAGGTGACAGCAAACCATCACATGCTAATCAACAGCAAGTTTGTTTTGTAATTTGGTATATGCAGTAAACCAACAATAAAGATAAAAGTCTCTTGACCAGTAATATAGGTAGAAGTTGACTCAATTGAAAGCTAAACATTGACGATACAAACTAACAGAACCAGACTCCTTTATGAGAAAATGGTAAAAAGGACACAGCATTTTCCGCAAGACCTCCCATGTTTCATGAATGGAACAAACTCGATCCATTTCATCCAATTTTTCGCTCTCTGGCTCTGCTAAGAAGAAATCTAAAACCCTTGAGCACAAGCCCGGGGAAGGATATGCCATAATCTAGAGAATGGTCCCGTCGACTCGGAACTCCAAGGCCTACACTCTAATTAAACTTGCAATTGGTTATATATTTTCAGGTGTCCTGCTAGCACTACAACCTCTAATGTAACATCCAGTCCTCACAAATTCACCGCTATGAGTGCTAATGTGTATCTGCAAGATCCCAGATATGCTACAAGTCAAACATTGTCCAGGAAACATTTCATGGGGCAGCCTGCTTTATCAACAAATTAAATTTGCAATTTGTTGTTATTTCAAGTGTCCTGCTATGCTAGCACTAGAAGAGTAGAAGTCTAGAATCTCTTATGTTTATGTAACCGTCCAGTCTTCACAAATTCATTGATGTGAGCACTAATGTGTGTCTGCAAGATCCCAGCTGCTATGATTCTACTGTATGGCAACACATACAGGGACAAGCAGGCATAGCAGTTTCACTCGAGCTAAGTACACTAGCTAGCTAGTCCAGAGATACAATACAACCAACCGTGGTTGCTAGTCCAGAAATACAATACACTGACACCGAGACTGGTACACTCTTACCCGCTTTCGGTGGCGGCGCCTCCAGCCCGTCCGTGCTGCGACGGCGGGGGATCCCGGCCGGCTGCATATGAAGCTCGgagcggcggcggtggtggccggCGTGGCTTAGATCCATCTGGGAAGAGGAGCAATGCTCTGCTCTACCGTGGTGGATTCGTCGTGCCGACTAATTTGGGTCTTCTGCCCTGGACCATGGGGTGGAGGCCCACCCGTAAGCCTAGTGCACCCGTCCGAACTTTTTAACCCATCATCAAACCGAGGCCCTGTGTGCTTTTCGGGGGTCGGGAGCTAAAAAAATTTAGAGCATCTACCGCCAGGCGCACCAAACTCCCTCCATACACTAGCCGGGTCAGTGACTGGTCGAAAAAAGCTGATCCAAACGGACGCCTTAAACCAGCCCTAAATGCTCGGGCTGATCGGCAGACCTCTTAAATCTAGGGCGGCTATGGGGAAGCTCAGACATGGGTAGAGCCAGGATTTAGTCATTAGAGGGCGAGAAAGATAATAATCGTTTCAGAGACACAGCACAAAAATATAGTCTCAAAAGTAGAATTGATATGGATGAAAACATATGCTTGGTAATAACATGAGTTCAAATTATCAGCTACTCACAATGTACTCCTATTCTTCTGgaagcaactagttaacgagcgcttcttcgggagcctcgcaacaatcagcgccacttggcgcgctctcagccattcgcTACGTATCGTGCTCTGGACGCTCCCTTCGGATTTTGTTTTTTTTATgaaattgaatttttttttgaaaaaaaacattttttgcgtgaaaaaacacgttttcttttattttactttcgcgaaagtaatggtttttcttccacgagagacacggttgtgctttagcgagagtcacggccgtgcctttcaaaaaaaacgcgttttttgtctttttttctttcgcgagagtcacggttttgcttccgcgagaggcacggttgtgcttttgcgaaagtcacggtcgtgcctctcggaaaagggaaaaacaaaacatgttttctatttttttttctttctttcgtgagagtcacggttttgcttccgcgagaggcacggttgtgctttcgcgaaagtcacgaccgtgcctctaggaaagggaaaaacaaaacgcgttttctgttttttttctttcttgagagtcatggttttgcttcctcgagaggtacggttgtgctttcgcgaaagtcacggccgtgcctctaggaaaggaaaaaaatacgcgttttctatttttttttctttcgcgagagtcacggttttgcttccgcgagaggcacggttgtgctttcgcgagagtcacggccgtgcctctcggaaacgaaaaaaacacattttctgtttttttccttccacgagagtCACGTTTTTGCTTTCACGAGAGGCACAATTGTGATTTTGCGAGAGacacgggcgtgcctctttcggaaagggaaaaaaaccATGCTCCTGGTTCGGTTTTTTTGTTCGattttttcgttcggtttttttttgaaaaaaaagttcgttaaaacctatcaacatgggatctagttttgaagatcttgACGCGAGGAATTCAATGGTGAAAACAGTTCGAGATTTGGATgcacggtttaaaagataaaacgttttgaataaacggatctacgaaaaaagaGAAAACTCCCAGGTTGCGATAAGTGGCGCGCTGCATCTTTGCAAggagtactccttaattagtgatttcgtcTTCTTCTCAACAAAAAGAACAATGTACTTCTACATAAAAAAAAGTTATAATTAACTGGAGCATTGGGCTTCCCTGTGGCTAGGACATTGTTGGGCTCTCCTAGCAACTTATGTGGGCGGCAGCCTACTTACGAGATCTTTTTTTTTCTACAAAACCTGCTCGATCAGGTGCAGTCAGACAACCCTCTAAAAAAAAGGTGCCGTCAGACAAAGAGCTGGCACACGGCGTCGCCGACCAGCTCGTCGAAGATGGCGTGCTCGATCTTCCTCCCGACGGCGCAGGCGTCCCCGCAAAGCGCCTCCGGCACCCACGGCGACCTCCTGACCTCGCGCTCAGCCGTGCCGTCCACCGTAGCCCGCGCCACATGCATATCTATATATATGCACGTCCTTCAATGGACACTCACTTACATTTGTATATATATTAAAAATACCTGAGTAGTTCGTTAAAAATGTGTTAATATTTTAAATTATATGAATATTTCTTATGCATCGATATTTTAACAAAAAGGTTCATTCTGTATGAAATAATGTTCAGCCCATATTGTATATTTCTTAATCAAAAGTAATCCCttcgtcccataatgtaagatattttttgacactacactagagTCAAAAaccgtcttacattatgggacggagggagtagtagaaaTGTTTTCCTTGTGTTTCCAGAAAAAGTATCATCATGTATTGAAAAAATATTCGTTGTGTATGAAAAAATTGTACGTCGCATATTAAAAAAGGTCAATTCATGTTAAAGATTGTTCATCATATATTTTTAAAAGTTTAATCATGTATTAAAAATGTTTTTCTAAGAATACTCTTATATTGTAAATTGTTCTTCGtgttttctaaaaaaatcaccatACAAGAAAAATATGTTCGTCGTGTATAAAAAAATTACATAACAAAAAAGTTCTTAACGTATTAAAATATGTGTTTTTCCTAAAAAAAATTATATGCATGGTTATTTTCAAAAGCATCATCATGTCTTTGAAAAAATGGTCATTGCATATGAAAAAGCATGTTCAGCGTGTATTGAAAAATTGTTCATTCTATTCTTAACATTTGTTTATACCGATCAAAATTGGATCATGTACAAAGTAATTGTCCGTCAAGTATTTGAGTAGAAAGGTTCATGTAATTTAAAATATTTTATGCATTTTAAAGAAATGTCATATAAATTTCAAAGGTCGTCATGTTTTTTAATAAATGATCTGGTaattttcaaataaaaatgaaaatagacagaaaaataagaagaagaaaataaaaataaagatgaAAATAAAAAATTGATACAACAAAAAGTATCGGGAAATCATATAAGAATACCAGAAAGATTACCATACACCAAAAGAAACCGCTCAGGTAAACGGGCTACAGAAGCAATGTaacaaaagaaacaaaaaagGCCGATGAAGCTTCGTCTTTGCAGTGGTTTCATTCTGCACTGGCTCAATAGATGTACACACGAATTTCCTTCGTTGTTCTCAAATAAAAACCCGAGTTTCCTTCGCCCGTCCTTATGTGATTTTGTGTTTTTTTTTGGTTGCGGGAAAAGGAGTGTAACTCGGTGCATGTGACCTTTTCCATTTGAAGTGGAACACGTTACGTCCCCTAGGGTTCCCCTAGGGTCTACCTTATCCTCCGACGGCGCCGCCGACGGAGTCCACATATCTTCACCATAGACTCGCTGGATTCCTGCGAGCACTAGGTAGACTACGTCTGCGCGTCCCTGGTACGGTGGTTGCATGGGGGATCCGGGAGGTTCGAGTACTGGAACGAGCTTGAAGGAAGGGACGAAGGAGATGCATACAGGGGGAGAGGTGCGGGAGGAAACAAGATCGGGGAGAGGACAATCCAATCCTCTGCCTGAGGAGAAGGCTGCGGAGGCGCTGCCAACATCGGATGAGGCTGATATGGAGGAAGACAATGAAGGGGATTGGGATCATAGTGGCCCTGATCCAACCCTAGAGGATGCTTTTGAAGGCATGAATTTAcacggtgaagaagaagaagacctgGACCTCTCTGGGGAGGTGGAGGATTTGATCAAGGACGTGAGGTGGTTGGCCCTGTTTAGGGTCCATACCATGAGACCGTTTAGCCATGCTGCCCTTTTGAACTCCATGAGAAACGCGTGGGTATGTGCGCAAGGGGTGACCTTCAACATTAAGGGCCCAAACCTGTTCCTGGCACAGTGCCATTGCTTAGGAGATTGGAAGCGGGTGATGGACGGAGGCCCTTGGCAGTTTAGAAGAGATCCCGTCGTACTTGTTGAGTATGACGGATTCACAAACGTCGTTGAATATGCACTTGATATGTATCCTCTTTGGGCGAGAATCAAAGGTTTGCCGGATGGT belongs to Triticum urartu cultivar G1812 chromosome 7, Tu2.1, whole genome shotgun sequence and includes:
- the LOC125523156 gene encoding probable LRR receptor-like serine/threonine-protein kinase At3g47570 encodes the protein MDALLAFKASLSDQRGALAAWNTTAALCSWPGVTCSLKHKHRVAVLNLTSGGLAGKIAPSVGNLTFLKILDLSQNKFHGEMPSSIGYLSRLRHIDLSGNSFHGDVNNAGLNNCTGLEAINLDFNLFTGNIPAWLGRLSKLKIIHLERNNFTGIIPPSLTNLSELEQIYFGKNHLHGAIPEGLGSLGSLAYVSLGLNHLSGTIPTALFNLSSLVGFSVAANELDGKLPSDLGDHVPHLMGLFLGLNSFTGSLPASLVNATQIRFLDISFNNITGTVPPEIGMLCPEVLNFKSNQLMETTAQDWEFMTFLTNCTRLRFLSIQANMLGGMLPSSVGNLSAHLQQFIFGFNKISGKLPFGISNLVGLNVLDFPHNQLTGVLPDSIGRLNLLQQLYFNNNQFSGSMPSSLGNLTRLLVLSAGSNKFKGALPTGLGNLQEITEADFSNNKFSGTLPKEIFNLSTLSNTLDLSNNFLVGSLPPEVGSLTKLTYMYVSMNNLSGPLPDTLSYCQSLIELKLDHNYFNSTIPSSISKMQGLTFLNLSKNALSGVVPQELGLMDGIQELYLAHNYLYGHIPESLQNMASLYRLDLSFNNLDGKVPSQGVFSNVTGFLFEGNSRLCGGNSELRLPPCPPLESMEHKKKRHFIIAIAIPIVGAILCLSVMLVFFTRRKETKAQSTSTSGFQLMGDNYPRVTYVELAQGTGGFATANLIGRGMHGSVYKCHLLLNNMMTTVAVKVFDLQQTGCSKSFLAECEALSKVRHRNLISVITCCSSSDSSQNDFKALVFEFMPNGNLDSWLHPDVHDASRQLQGLTLMQRLNIAVDIVDALDYLHNNWEPPIVHCDLKPSNILLNEDLVAHVGNFGLAKILSEPAAEQLINSNSSNGIRGTIGYVAPEYGEGGQVSSRGDVYSFGCAILELFIGKAPTHDMFRDGLTLQKHAKDAFPGMLMQIVDPVLLSIEEASASSLLDGSNTMEHTSNAMFSVIEVALSCSKHAPTKRMCIGD